In Cicer arietinum cultivar CDC Frontier isolate Library 1 chromosome 1, Cicar.CDCFrontier_v2.0, whole genome shotgun sequence, one DNA window encodes the following:
- the LOC101489996 gene encoding uncharacterized protein, with protein sequence MDWFSWLSKTNLNPSLVYEYGFTFNRNELQLQDSIHFNHEFLQSMGISIAKHRLEILKLVNKENREVPKNTKNLSGVFKKCLKKCLSKLIFHEQEKHVKNMNMNMMSLQKEENWYQGKWRRALMSEELKGEKGMHRNRKIAMSGPLDGRMHNEKMVSINNNKVLKFSGPLDNAKMVYTNRSPVRTRPIDRRYMDTRSPTFSGPIDSRELVSNKSLSPIDYQSPYNRTTDDSDFEDSLLWRALFEDLKPT encoded by the coding sequence ATGGATTGGTTCTCCTGGTTATCCAAGACCAACCTAAATCCTTCTCTAGTCTACGAGTATGGTTTCACTTTTAACCGCAATGAGCTTCAATTACAAGACTCCATTCACTTCAACCACGAGTTTCTTCAAAGCATGGGAATTTCAATTGCCAAACACAGGTTAGAAATTCTCAAGCTTGTCAACAAAGAAAACAGAGAAGTTCCAAAAAATACCAAAAACCTTTCTGGGGTGTTCAAAAAGTGTCTAAAGAAGTGTCTTAGCAAGCTGATTTTCCATGAACAAGAAAAACATGTAAAGAACATGAACATGAACATGATGTCATTGCAAAAAGAGGAAAATTGGTACCAAGGGAAATGGAGAAGAGCATTGATGAGTGAGGAGCTCAAAGGAGAAAAGGGTATGCATAGAAACAGGAAAATAGCAATGTCAGGGCCTTTAGATGGAAGAATGCATAATGAGAAAATGGTTAGCATTAACAACAACAAGGTGTTGAAGTTTTCTGGTCCTCTTGATAATGCAAAAATGGTTTACACAAATAGAAGTCCTGTGAGAACTAGGCCTATTGATAGAAGGTATATGGATACAAGGAGTCCAACATTTTCTGGGCCAATTGATTCAAGAGAATTGGTCAGTAATAAAAGTCTAAGCCCAATTGATTATCAAAGTCCCTACAATAGGACAACAGATGATTCTGATTTTGAGGATTCTTTATTGTGGCGTGCATTGTTTGAAGATCTTAAACcaacttga
- the LOC101489674 gene encoding protein NUCLEAR FUSION DEFECTIVE 4-like, producing the protein MLTVKGGSRPPWVGLGAAVWVQIASGNTFTFPLYSHSLKSVLGFNQRQVTLLGVANDIGENVSLLPGLACNRFPPWLLLCVGSLASFIGYGILWLAVTQTLPNLPYLLLWFALVIASNSSAWLTTAVLVTNMRNFPVSRGKVAGILKGYGGLSAAVFTEIYSLLLHNSSSKFLLFLAVGIPIVCFSMMFLVRPCTPALDEDSTSNSHFIFIQFSSVVLGVYLLATTIFGNLLPFTGAVSYILVAVMIFLLMAPIAVPIKMTLYRKTSSNSDSSEQRFESSDSLSQGNDDKTEPLLGSTSTGNLGSSNDQDDSSEIAMLLALGEGAVKQKKRKPKRGEDFKFTEAIVKADFWLLFFVYFVGVGTGVTVLNNLAQIGIAQGEEDTTTLLSIFSFCNFVGRLGGGVVSEYFVRTRLIPRTFWLTCTQTIMLMVYLIFAFAVNGTLYPAVAFLGVCYGVQVSIMIPTVSELFGLKHFGVLSSFMSIGNPLGATLFSALLAGSIYDTEAAKQHGIDLFANGASCVGASCFKLTFFILSGVCAAGIILSVILTLRIKPVYQMLYAGGSFRLPQTSSSR; encoded by the exons ATGTTAACTGTAAAAGGAGGAAGCAGACCACCATGGGTGGGTTTAGGAGCAGCAGTATGGGTTCAAATAGCTTCAGGAAACACCTTTACGTTTCCTCTATACTCACACTCTTTGAAATCTGTCTTAGGTTTCAACCAAAGACAGGTCACACTTCTTGGTGTCGCTAACGATATTGGCGAAAACGTTAGTTTACTTCCTGGTCTTGCATGTAATAGGTTCCCACCTTGGCTTTTACTTTGTGTCGGTTCTTTGGCTTCTTTCATTGGTTATGGTATTCTCTGGCTTGCTGTTACACAAACACTCCCTAATCTTCCTTATTTATTG CTTTGGTTTGCCCTTGTTATTGCTTCCAACAGTAGTGCATGGTTAACCACTGCTGTTCTGGTGACCAACATGAGAAATTTCCCTGTTAGTAGAGGCAAAGTTGCGGGAATCCTGAAAGGTTACGGTGGGCTTAGTGCTGCAGTTTTCACGGAAATTTACAGCCTACTGCTTCATAATTCTTCTTCCAAGTTCCTCTTGTTTCTTGCTGTTGGTATTCCAATTGTTTGCTTCAGTATGATGTTTCTTGTTAGACCTTGCACCCCTGCATTGGATGAAGACTCGACATCTAATTcccattttatatttatccaaTTTTCTAGTGTGGTCTTGGGTGTATATCTTCTTGCAACTACAATATTTGGCAATCTTCTTCCATTTACTGGTGCAGTTTCGTATATTTTGGTGGCTGTGATGATTTTTCTTCTCATGGCTCCAATTGCTGTCCCTATAAAGATGACATTGTATCGTAAGACATCTTCCAATTCAGACTCGTCTGAGCAACGATTTGAATCTTCTGACTCTCTCAGTCAAGGCAATGATGACAAAACCGAGCCGCTGCTAGGATCTACGTCAACAGGAAACCTTGGAAGCTCGAATGATCAGGATGATTCGTCTGAGATAGCTATGCTTCTTGCATTAGGCGAGGGAGCAGTGAAGCAGAAGAAGAGAAAGCCTAAGCGTGGGGAAGATTTTAAGTTCACTGAGGCTATAGTAAAGGCTGATTTCTGGctacttttttttgtttattttgttgGTGTTGGCACTGGAGTTACTGTTCTCAATAATCTAGCCCAAATAGGTATTGCACAAGGTGAGGAAGATACCACGACCTTACTGTCGATTTTCAGTTTTTGCAATTTCGTTGGTCGGCTTGGTGGAGGAGTTGTTTCAGAGTATTTTGTCAG GACAAGATTGATTCCAAGGACATTCTGGTTGACATGCACACAGACAATCATGCTGATGGTATACCTTATATTTGCCTTTGCTGTTAACGGAACCCTGTATCCTGCGGTTGCATTTCTTGGTGTGTGCTACGGTGTGCAAGTTTCCATAATGATCCCGACTGTTTCTGAGCTTTTCGGTTTGAAGCACTTTGGGGTATTGAGCAGCTTCATGTCTATAGGAAATCCACTTGGGGCAACCCTTTTCTCAGCTCTGCTAGCAGGTTCTATATATGATACTGAGGCAGCAAAGCAGCATGGTATCGACCTTTTCGCTAATGGTGCTTCCTGCGTCGGCGCAAGTTGCTTTAAGCTGACATTTTTCATTCTTTCTGGTGTTTGTGCTGCTGGCATCATCTTGAGCGTTATTCTGACTCTGAGAATTAAGCCTGTTTACCAAATGCTTTATGCTGGAGGCTCTTTCAGACTGCCTCAAACATCTTCAAGTCGCTGA